Below is a window of Ctenopharyngodon idella isolate HZGC_01 chromosome 7, HZGC01, whole genome shotgun sequence DNA.
TGTTACTTATGGCACTTAGGGCGTATGCTGTGTACCCCCCTCATGAATCACTAATGGATGTGCAGTACCCTTACCTTACCAACTCCGTCAATCCTTCCTAATTTGCTGCAATACCTGTGGGTGGATTCTCCCCACCTGAGGAAGTTATCTGTTTATGAGGCCTAGCATTGTGATACTCAGAGGGAAAGCTGATGTTACTGTCTTTACACTTGCATCTCCTTGGTCCACGTCTGCAGGTAGCATCCTTGCCAACTTGTATGTCATAGTAATTGTGGCAAGCAGGGCAGGGCCGAGAGCAGTGGGAATGGAGCGAGCTCGGTGGCGCAAGTGTTAATGAGCATCACCTGTGCTCCACACCGGTCTCGAGTCCCACGAAGGAGCTCcggaaggataaaaggaggaCTGCCGACAGTGGAAGACGAGAGAGGACCATGCTTgaattttatgttgttgttttgttttagttcacGGGCAGTCGTCCGTGAGGAGCTTCtgctttactttcattttgttgtttatgttattttgtgattaaaattatgttgaacgttcgccggttcccaCCTCAATCTTCCTGGGTTTCAGCACCACTGTAACAAGGTTTaagttcagggaagaaggaTGCGGGAACCTGGTCCTCTCGTCATCACTCCTCCTTTAATCCTTCTGGAGCTCCTCCAAGGAATTTGAGACCGAAATTCGAAGCTTAAGTCAATGGAATGAAAAGTGTAGTGTGACTGCCCCTTTATTCTGATTTCGCAACACTAGCTGGGCCAGCTCAATGTAGTTTTGCAATAAGAACCATTCGGCACAATGGTAGAAAATCGACCAATGACATGAAATCCAAGCACTTGTGCTTCTCATCATGGGTTTCAGAGGTCTAAGAGCAGTTGGTAATATGTAAACTTGGGAGTATGTTACTCCCATTTTCAAATTTGCATTTGGTGCAGCCGCACCCAAGTTTCCTGCATCAGCACCaagctgcagagcaagtatttaaaaaaaaaaaaaaaagtaatatggcAATGgggaaataaaatttctgtggCGGTGGGGTGAAATGGTCAGAAGAGAAAGTGTTTTAGTCAAAATTGAACTTGACCATATTACATCATGAATACcgaaataaattttaaaaagggcattatattaaaatgtgttgtttATGTGGGTTTAATCGTGGTTGGggaaaatgtgatttttcaCTTGTACTTGTAGAACATTAAGGCCATGTTTCAACCTGGTATTATGATGCTTTTAGGTGATCTGGTTACAAGTGGCCAGCGCTAAATACAGATGGAAAGGGATCTAAAAAGTTTTGTGATTGGATCACTGAAAGCATCTACGGAGGAAGTCAAAAATGCATGTGACCACTTCAAATTTTTGTAGTGGAAACTTTATCCGTCCTGAACACATCCCAAACCACAGTAAAGCACCGCCTTCTTGCTGCCCACccactctagcatgaaagagtacaaagatgtttacatgggttgtaacatGTGGCGAAAGATTTCTTATAACTGCGCATGGGTCGAACGGCTGTGTATGCATACGAGTCAAATtaagtatactttccaaggctgcGTGTTCGACCAAGTATACCCAGAAAAAACAAGTATACCCAGGGCATCACTCGGAGGCCACTTGTGATCGGATCACCGAAAACGCATTTTAACACCAGGTGGAAACAAGCCATAAAAGGTTAAAAGTAGTCCACACAACTTGTGCACCATACCATGCAAAATTCAACAGCatgaatcaaaataataatctcCATTAAACCAATAGAGCCAACCAGGTTGTAGTACTGCAAGATGGCGGCACCCTTGCTACAAATTCCCACTTTAAAAATTCAGACGGTTTCTTAACTTAAGAAGATGACTCACATGGACTACGTTCATAGTACATACATTGTCTTTTTGGAGCTTAACAGCCTGCGTTTAAGAATTGCCATTCTAAGGAAAATGAGCTGTgagaacattcaaaaacatGTAGAATAAactcacaacattaaaaagttttagAAAATGCACCGAAATGATCATTACAAAGTAACTATCTCTGTCCCTTATGTATGAATGTGCATTActatattatcaatgtttaagctatttaaaaaaaggaacaaCTATAAGCACTGCACATAGAACAATGCAATATTACTTACACATTCATTGTACATTAGGCTACTAACGCAAAACAGCTTTAATAATAGTGCCATGATACTGGAgcacatttgtaaaaaaaaaaaaaaaaaaattataccacGTTTAAACGTTTAATATCAATTTATTCACCTGAAAACAATGCAAAATACTCACCTCGCTTTCTTCCTCAGACTGATGAACCAACAGTCCGCGGAGCATCCGTAGTGACGTCACAGCACGAGCGGCCCAAAAAGCAAAATTAAAGTCCCGCTTTCACTCAGCTTATAATATAGccaaaatcataattattctaCAATCTACAACTACAAAGTCACCAAAAGGGGCATGTTTtggataaaaatatatatataattaactaTTATGGACCATGACCTACTACTATGaaaaatagtaatttatagtaaacactatagtgtttttgaaccatactatagtaattgtagtataatgtatatattatagtatttacaacactttgttaatgaatgctacagcatactgtagtattaactatagtgaactgatcaactctaataaatactgtagtatactttagtttttactgcaGTAAACTGTTTGTagtataccctatagttgtagaaaacgtagtacagtattgggtaaagtaatttgtttatattactatagttgttatattaccacagcaactagaattaccacaacaaattaattaaattactaTATTGTATGGTtcgaaattattattattatttcatgtgGAAAAAACATACCAGCCTACAAACATATAGCATAtacaatgaaaaattaaatgcatttgatttatattttcGACAAATTACTGAGCAGTCATCtattgaaattttattttatatatatatatatatatatattaaataagaataaaaaattgtcataaGAGACGCCGAACGACTTCCAACCGTAAGTACTATAGTAATTACGAACTTTAAATATTGACCTAAATCAGTCAAACGTTCAACTTATTTAAATGCCTGCAGTGACCATGAGATAACCGCCTTTTATcgatataatttattttagtgcATACATAAATGACAATGAATACACATTAGGTGTTATTCAACCGACACAATATTTGAGGAAAACGCGATATATCTGTTACGGTAATGAGTGTGTCACCAGTCTGACgcacagtgttgccaagtccgcggttttcccgcagaattgAGCTACTCTGCTGCCATAGGCGGAGGGGGATTTGTtgtgcagacctggcaaccctgcgaCGCTGGCCATTCCggcatgtttttatttactaCTACAAAGTCGCCGAAATAATGTACGCCTTTTGACAAAGTACGAGCTTCGCCAAGAGTCCATTATGCTGTACTTAAAAACCTCCCAACTAAATCTGTGCAGACGCTGTTTCACAGAGAAATTGTTATGGAGAAGAGAACTGTCTACTACACAAAGTATTTTCTTGTTATCATTGAAATGTTTCTGCTGTACAATCATGTTACAAATGCCAATGTCATTATAGTATTGTCCACACTTATAGAAAATATTGTGATTAATGACTGTTTCTGTCTTTGTCTTCGAgtaaaaacatcaataaaacgAGTTAAATTTACCAGAGAAGCAGCAAAACAGCTGCTTGAAGTGTACACAGTATTTTAGGTGGTTGGTCTGTAAtgctgttgtttattttttacccAGAATCTCACAATGATGCTTTTCCTCAGATCTATCAAGGACAAACCTTGCCCATCAAAACATTTTGTCACATTTCCCTCATGCAAAGAAGAATGCTGTAtttctttcacaatttgttTATTGTCCGTGagtattgtttttctttcttttttcctttccttCTTGTTTTACAGAAATTTCTCAGTGAAAGTgaatttttgaaacattttgacCTGATAGAGCTGCATTCATAAGATGTGGTGGAACAAGAGGGCTGTTTGGAGGCCGTGGCAGTGTTCACCAGCAGACCCTGAAGGACATTGCAGAAAATATCAGAGAACGCAAGTTCAAAAGAATCGTGGTGATGGCAGGGGCCGGCATCAGCACACCCAGTGGAATCCCAGACTTCAGGTAAAGACTGTTGTCCTCTAATCCACCTGTGAGATGGTTGAGACTTTTCTCTAATCTTATTTCTCCCACAGATCGCCTGGCAGCGGTCTTTATGACAACCTTCAACAGTACAATCTGCCCTACGCTGAGGccatatttgaaataaattacttCCATCACAATCCAAACCCCTTTTTCGATCTAGCCAAAGAACTTTATCCTGGTAATTACCAACCCAATCTGACACACTACTTCATTCGCCTGCTTCACGATAAGGGGCAGCTTCTCAGGATGTACACGCAAAATATTGATGGACTAGAACGAAGTGAGTCCACTATCCACATGTACATGCCTAGCATCTgtgtaaatcatttataaatgttatttaccTTTCATTGATTTCAGTGGCTGGCATTCCCCCAAAAATGCTGGTGGAGGCGCATGGAACATTTGCCACGGCCACATGCACAGTTTGCCGAAGGGATTACAAGGGAGAGGAACTCCGGGTAAGTATGGCAgccaatcagcatattagaatgatttctgaaggatcatgtgacactgaagactggagtaatgatgctgaaaattcagctttgatcacaggaataaattacattttacagtacatttctatacacatagaaaacagttatattaaattgGAATActccacaatattactgtgtttaatgtatttttaataaatgtatttttaataaatgccatCAACTTgttttagcatgatttaacaaattgttaCCATGTTTTTATCATGATTTAGCTCATTGttcatgttttagcatgttgctatcatgatttagcatgattaacacattgttagcacgttttagcattatttaacacattgctatcatgttttaacatgttagcatTATTTAGCACATTGatagcatgtttttagcatgatttagcacattgctgttttaccatgttgctagcattatttAGCATGTTGGTATGTTTCAACACATTTATagaatgttttaacatgttgctagcattatttaacacattgttaccatatttctaacatgatttaacacattgctatcatgttttaacatgttagcatTATTTAGCACATTGatagcatgtttttagcatgatttagcacattgctgttttaccatgttgctagcattatttAGCATGTTGGTATGCTTCAACACATTTATagaatgttttaacatgttgctagcattatttaacacattgttaccatatttctaacatgatttaacacattgctaacatgttttagcaagtTAATAgcattttaacacattgttacgTTGTGTTAAAATATACCATCAACTTGTTAAAACGTTAGCaagttgctagcatgatttagcacattgcttcCATGTTTTAGCAAGTTGATAGCATTTTAATGTTGTTAcgttaacaatgtgttaaattatgCCATCAACTTGTTAAaatattagcatgttgctgACAAAAGGTTTAATATGTTGTTAACATGGTTTACCACATTGCTACCATGTTTATAGCATGATTTAGCTCATTGTTAGCACGTTTTAAcataattaacacattgctagcatgttttaacatgttagcatttttgagcacattgttagcatgtttctagcatgatttagcacattgctgttttaccatgttgctagcatgatttagcatgttactaTGTTTCAGCACATCGATTGAATGTTCTATCATGTTGATAacattttaacacattgttactttaataatgtgttaaaatatgcCATCGACTTGTTAAAACGTTAATAAGtagctaacatgttttagcatgttgttagcatgatttagcaaattgcTACCATGTTTCTATCTTGATTTAGCTCATTGCTCgtgttttagcatgttactaACATGATTTATCATGATTAGCATATTGCTAGCATTTGTTGGCATaatttagcacattgttagcatgttttaacatgtttgcatgatttagcacattgctgtTTTAGCATTTTGTTAGCATTATTTACCATTTTGCTAGTATGTTTCAGCACATTGATAGAatgttttagaatgttgctactatgtttctagcatgatttaacacattgctaacatgttttaacacattgttacgTTAACAGTGTGTTAATATGCCATCAACTTGCTAAAATGTTTGCATGTTGctgacatgttttaacatgttgctagcatggtttagcacattgctaccatgtttctagcatgatttagctcATTGCTCATGTTTTAGCATTGGATTAGTTTAAATAGGATTTTATTATGTTGGCTttgtcaagctataataaaCCCATAATTGACTGATTTATAAACTATGGCACAACCTAAATATTTCACTGTGATGtgataatgcatttttaaatatggtATGGTTGTGAATGAGTGAAGCTCATGGAGTGGATGTCTCCCAACAGAATGATATCATGGAAGGAAAAATACCCAAATGCCCTACTTGTAAAGGAATCATCAAGCCTGACATTGTGTTCTTTGGTGAGGAGCTTCCTCAGCAGTTCTTCAGCTACCTCGCAGACTTCCCAATAGCAGACTTACTCATTGTCATGGGAACATCTCTAGAGGTGAGGAAAAGCTGCTGCGTCTGTTCATGAGCTTGTTGTAAAGATCTGTGCTCACTGAACGAGTTGCAGTGTGAGACCAAgaccatattttacatttaaacgcACCATATTTTATGTCTGTGGGCCGTGTCTGGTTCGCATGGAAGCCCGTTTCAGCCACAtaagaaaagtcaaaattattacatGCCGGTTTtgacttttacagttttttacgtcatttacagaattttcatttttaagtcatgatttcaattttttttaatctcataattataacttttcaTCTCACAATTGACTTAGTGTGTCATAAATTCAaattttttaagtcataattttgactttttaagtcataattttgttttaggtcataattttgacttttatgtcataattatgacttttcatTTGCTaattgacttagtatgtcataatttagatttttttaagtcataattttaattttttaatcttgtaattttcatttttaatctcataatttttactttttaagtcataattttgtctTAAGTCATAAATTTGACTTTAAattcataatttcgacttttcatctcataattgacatagtatgtcataattctcacttttcattttataattatggctttttaagtcataattttgtctTGGGTCATAATTGtcactttttaagtcataattatgacttcatctcacaattgactttatatgtcaaaattataattttaacattttaatttcataatttaaatttttttatcttatattttttactttataagtcataattttgtctttttaagtcatctcgacttttcatctcataattgaCTTAGTGTGTCGTAATTTTCACTTTTCATGTTATAATTATGgctttttaaatcataatttcgacttttcatctcataattatgacctagtatgtcataattttcacttttcattttataattatgGCTTTTTAAGTCATCATttcgacttttcatctcataattatgacctaGTATGTCATAATCTCATAATTTACTTAGTATATCATAATTTCGATTTATGTCATTATTTCgacatttttttaagttgtaattTTAGCTCTTTAATCtcacaatttcaactttttaatctaataatttCGATTTAGTACGTCACAATTTTGACtctttatgtcataattatgtctTAGgagagcatgtttttttttctccttatgtggcagaaatgggcttccgtAGGTTTGCCTGCATTTACGTAGTGAAGTCTTTGGGTAGTTCACAGTATTGCAACCACTAATCGATAAAATCATTAATAACtgataaagaaaataatcaacagCAAATTTGAGCATCGTTGAATTGTGTCTGCGCGCCGTGCGCAGAAAACATCTGCCAATCATGTCACTTTAACccatttctatggacaaaacGCTTCTGGAAAAAAGCGGAGGACGCAGACTGAGCTGCTGTGGGAAAAGTTGTCCTAAACGTGAGAAATCTTTACATTAAGCACTTCAAACAAATGCATATAGTTTAAAGCTTTGACAGACAGGCCTGCGTGTGCTGTTTAATGCATTCGAGATGTGTTTTCCCGGCGCTTTTTATGGTCGTATCCTTATCTATATATTCTAACCCTTTTTTGCACAATGCATAGCATAGATACATTCACTATATTTGTTCCACATATAGCAGTATACCATCTGCAGACCATTTTCAGAAATAGTCATTGTATTATGGAACCACATGACCAGCAGATGTCACTGTTGAGTCTTCTGGTTACTGCTTTTACACAGGCCTGTTTATTTGAATTGTCAGGTGGAGCCGTTCGCCAGCCTGGCCGGTGCTGTGCATGGTTCTGTGTCACGGCTCCTGATAAATCGAGATCTCGTGGGGCCGTTCGCCTGGGGGTCCCAACGTCACAATGACGTGGCTGAGCTGGGTGACGTAGTTAGTGGGGTAAAAAAGCTGGTGGAGCTTCTTGGCTGGAAGCAGGAATTAGAAGCCCTGATGAATGCTGGCGGAGACGAGGTGAGTTATAATCAATCTCTGTTCTTAcatatataaatcatacagtAGATGCATGCAGATTAGTCTGCTGTACTCATGAAGTTTTGTATTCTATAAGAGTTatggagaaatacattttttatgctcCTCTTGCAGCAGCATCTATCATTTTTCATATATCTCATTTGCCAGAATGTTCTTCATgacctttattttaaagactAGTCCAGTTGACAAAACAGATTG
It encodes the following:
- the sirt3 gene encoding NAD-dependent protein deacetylase sirtuin-3, mitochondrial isoform X1, with the translated sequence MLYLKTSQLNLCRRCFTEKLLWRRELSTTQNLSRTNLAHQNILSHFPHAKKNAVFLSQFVYCPAAFIRCGGTRGLFGGRGSVHQQTLKDIAENIRERKFKRIVVMAGAGISTPSGIPDFRSPGSGLYDNLQQYNLPYAEAIFEINYFHHNPNPFFDLAKELYPGNYQPNLTHYFIRLLHDKGQLLRMYTQNIDGLERMAGIPPKMLVEAHGTFATATCTVCRRDYKGEELRNDIMEGKIPKCPTCKGIIKPDIVFFGEELPQQFFSYLADFPIADLLIVMGTSLEVEPFASLAGAVHGSVSRLLINRDLVGPFAWGSQRHNDVAELGDVVSGVKKLVELLGWKQELEALMNAGGDEASINKE
- the sirt3 gene encoding NAD-dependent protein deacetylase sirtuin-3, mitochondrial isoform X3 is translated as MAGAGISTPSGIPDFRSPGSGLYDNLQQYNLPYAEAIFEINYFHHNPNPFFDLAKELYPGNYQPNLTHYFIRLLHDKGQLLRMYTQNIDGLERMAGIPPKMLVEAHGTFATATCTVCRRDYKGEELRNDIMEGKIPKCPTCKGIIKPDIVFFGEELPQQFFSYLADFPIADLLIVMGTSLEVEPFASLAGAVHGSVSRLLINRDLVGPFAWGSQRHNDVAELGDVVSGVKKLVELLGWKQELEALMNAGGDEASINKE
- the sirt3 gene encoding NAD-dependent protein deacetylase sirtuin-3, mitochondrial isoform X2; the encoded protein is MLYLKTSQLNLCRRCFTEKLLWRRELSTTQNLSRTNLAHQNILSHFPHAKKNAVFLSQFVYCPAAFIRCGGTRGLFGGRGSVHQQTLKDIAENIRERKFKRIVVMAGAGISTPSGIPDFRSPGSGLYDNLQQYNLPYAEAIFEINYFHHNPNPFFDLAKELYPGNYQPNLTHYFIRLLHDKGQLLRMYTQNIDGLERMAGIPPKMLVEAHGTFATATCTVCRRDYKGEELRNDIMEGKIPKCPTCKGIIKPDIVFFGEELPQQFFSYLADFPIADLLIVMGTSLERRTQTELLWEKLS